From Agrobacterium tumefaciens, a single genomic window includes:
- a CDS encoding LysR family transcriptional regulator yields the protein MARPEVNRFGEMEVFVRVVELGGFSQAARAAHLTPSAVSKLIARLETRLGARLLNRSTRQLKLTAEGCVFYERATRLLADLEDAERTAGLGEQAVGRVRVNTSASYFNHILAPVLPEFLARHAGVTVDFMQTDTVVDLVTDRTDVAIRAGPLKSSSLLARKLGQTPLMIVAAPSYLERYGEPRAIEDLEAHNRLGFGYPRSVEGWLLHDGVKMVNIPVTGRVQVSDGEGMRHLCLAGVGIARLAAFTVRKDIAAGRLVALLDHLDPGQEEEFHAVYIGQGGPVPSRVRALLDFLAERGRVN from the coding sequence ATGGCAAGACCTGAGGTAAACCGGTTCGGTGAGATGGAGGTCTTTGTGCGGGTGGTCGAACTCGGCGGTTTCTCGCAGGCGGCTAGGGCGGCGCATCTCACACCGTCAGCGGTCAGCAAACTCATCGCCCGACTGGAGACGCGCCTCGGCGCAAGGCTGCTTAACCGATCAACACGGCAATTGAAGCTCACGGCAGAGGGCTGCGTTTTTTATGAGCGCGCAACCCGCCTGCTTGCCGACCTCGAGGACGCGGAGCGAACAGCAGGTCTCGGTGAGCAGGCGGTGGGGCGTGTTCGCGTGAACACGAGTGCCTCCTATTTCAATCACATTCTCGCGCCGGTCTTGCCGGAATTTCTTGCGCGTCACGCTGGCGTGACGGTCGATTTCATGCAGACCGATACCGTTGTTGATCTCGTGACGGACAGGACAGATGTTGCGATCCGGGCCGGGCCGTTGAAAAGTTCCAGCCTGTTGGCACGCAAGCTTGGCCAGACGCCGCTCATGATCGTGGCAGCGCCCTCTTACCTGGAGCGGTACGGTGAACCCCGGGCGATTGAAGACCTCGAGGCGCATAATCGCCTCGGCTTCGGATATCCCAGATCCGTTGAAGGATGGCTGCTTCACGACGGCGTCAAAATGGTCAACATTCCGGTCACCGGTCGGGTTCAGGTCAGTGACGGTGAAGGCATGCGCCATCTCTGCCTTGCAGGCGTCGGCATCGCCCGACTTGCAGCCTTCACGGTGAGAAAGGACATTGCCGCTGGCCGGCTCGTGGCACTTCTTGACCATCTCGACCCGGGACAGGAGGAGGAATTCCATGCTGTCTATATCGGCCAGGGCGGCCCGGTACCGTCTCGCGTCCGTGCACTGTTGGACTTCCTGGCCGAAAGAGGAAGGGTGAACTAG
- the rnk gene encoding nucleoside diphosphate kinase regulator, whose product MDVAHKSKPSITIARSEYERLTKLADSQALQNPEVSDALLTELERARIVDDLELPEGVVRMGSSLRYTSDLGEDRQVTLVYPGEADIAEGKVSIMTPIGAALIGLSSGQSIDWTARDNRVHRLTVETVKAPTQVK is encoded by the coding sequence ATTGACGTGGCACACAAGAGCAAGCCTTCCATCACCATCGCCCGTTCGGAATACGAACGCCTCACAAAGCTCGCCGACAGTCAGGCATTGCAAAACCCGGAGGTCTCGGATGCGCTCCTGACCGAACTGGAACGCGCCCGCATTGTCGATGATCTGGAACTGCCAGAGGGTGTCGTCAGAATGGGATCGTCTCTCCGTTATACCAGCGATCTTGGTGAAGACCGCCAGGTTACGCTCGTCTATCCCGGTGAGGCCGACATTGCCGAAGGAAAAGTCTCGATCATGACACCGATTGGCGCCGCATTGATTGGCTTGTCGTCCGGGCAGTCGATCGACTGGACCGCGCGAGACAACCGCGTACACAGGCTGACAGTCGAGACGGTGAAAGCGCCCACTCAGGTAAAGTGA
- a CDS encoding aldo/keto reductase, producing the protein MEYRYLGRSGLKVPVLSFGTGTFGGTGPLFSNWGTSDATEASRLVDICLEAGVNLFDTADVYSNGASEELLGRAIRGRRDAVLISTKATLATGDGPNDGGSSRFHLVKAVENALRRLSTDHIDIFQLHAFDAATPVEEVLSTLDMLVRAGKIRYVGVSNFSGWQIMKSLAVAERHGWPRYVVNQVYYSLIGRDYEWDLMPLGKDQGLGAMVWSPLGWGRLTGKIRRGAPLPEKSRLHETASFGPPVDDELLYRVVEALDAIAGETGKTVSQIALNWLLQRPTVSSVIIGARNEDQLRQNLGAIGWTLNPAQLRTLDEASAVTPPYPHSPYYRQEGFARLNPPIGG; encoded by the coding sequence ATGGAATATCGCTATCTCGGAAGGTCGGGACTCAAGGTCCCAGTTCTCTCCTTCGGAACAGGAACTTTTGGTGGAACAGGCCCACTGTTCAGCAACTGGGGCACCTCTGATGCAACGGAGGCAAGTCGCCTCGTGGACATTTGCCTGGAGGCTGGCGTCAATCTGTTCGACACTGCTGACGTCTACTCCAATGGTGCGTCGGAAGAGCTGCTTGGTCGGGCAATCAGGGGGCGACGCGATGCGGTTCTGATTTCGACCAAGGCGACACTCGCAACCGGTGATGGACCGAACGATGGGGGCTCCTCGCGTTTTCATCTGGTGAAGGCCGTCGAAAATGCGCTGCGCCGTCTCTCCACCGATCATATCGATATCTTCCAGCTTCATGCCTTCGATGCGGCTACGCCGGTCGAGGAAGTCCTGTCGACGCTCGATATGCTCGTTCGCGCCGGCAAGATCCGTTATGTCGGGGTGTCGAACTTCTCCGGCTGGCAGATCATGAAATCACTTGCTGTTGCCGAACGACACGGCTGGCCACGCTATGTGGTGAACCAGGTCTATTATTCCCTTATCGGGCGTGATTATGAGTGGGATCTCATGCCTCTCGGCAAGGATCAGGGCCTTGGTGCAATGGTCTGGTCGCCGCTCGGCTGGGGACGGCTGACTGGGAAAATCCGGCGCGGCGCCCCGCTTCCGGAAAAAAGTCGGCTGCATGAAACTGCGAGCTTTGGGCCACCGGTTGACGATGAACTGCTTTATCGCGTTGTTGAGGCTCTCGACGCAATAGCCGGGGAGACCGGAAAGACAGTGTCGCAGATCGCACTCAACTGGCTTCTGCAACGCCCGACCGTTTCCTCGGTCATCATCGGCGCGCGCAATGAGGATCAACTGCGCCAGAACCTCGGTGCAATCGGCTGGACCCTCAACCCCGCTCAACTGCGAACACTTGACGAAGCAAGCGCTGTGACGCCTCCCTACCCGCACTCACCCTACTACCGTCAGGAAGGATTTGCGCGCCTTAACCCACCGATCGGTGGGTAA
- a CDS encoding cold-shock protein yields the protein MATGTVKFFNQDKGFGFITPDNGGADVFVHISAVQGSAPLRDGEKVSYELGQDRKTGKSKAENVTSV from the coding sequence ATGGCCACTGGCACAGTAAAATTTTTCAATCAGGACAAGGGCTTCGGCTTTATTACGCCGGATAACGGCGGCGCTGACGTCTTCGTCCACATTTCGGCAGTCCAGGGTTCGGCCCCGCTTCGTGACGGCGAAAAAGTGAGCTACGAGCTTGGCCAGGACCGGAAAACCGGAAAGTCCAAGGCGGAAAACGTCACTTCTGTCTGA